ACCTACAACCTCACGTTCAGCTACGGCGTCACCCACGACGACGTGATGTTCACCGCCATGCCGTTCTTCTGGGTCGGCGGGCTGATCACCGGCCTGCATGCGGTGATCCACCACGGCGCAACCCTGATCACCCAGCCTGCCTTCGAGGCGGCCGAGGCCTTGGAACTCATTGAGCGGCACCGCGCCACCATCACGCTAGGCTGGCCGCAGCAGGGCAAGACGCTGGCCGAGCATCCTGGGTTCGCCGACCGCGACTTGAGCTCGGTCCAACGCACCAGCATGCCCGCGATGGTTTCGCCCGAGCGTAGACCCAAGGGCCCCAACGCTTTAGGAATGACCGAGCTGTGCGGCAATCACATCGGGGTCGATCCGTACGTACCTCAGCCGCCCGATCGCTCTGAAACTGGTGGCGTGTCCATTGAGGGCCTGCATCATCTGCTGGTCGACCCGGACACCGGAGAGCCGGTGCCGCACGGCACATCCGGTGAAATTTGGGTCCGCGGATACTCATTGATGCAGCGGCTGCACAAGCGCGAACGCGAGGATGTCTTCACCCCAGACGGGTACTACCGCACGGGCGATTGCGGCATCGAGGACGATGACGGCTGGATCAGATTCACCGGGCGCCTTGGTGATCTCATCAAAACGAGCGGCGGTACCAACGTCACACCCAGCGAAGTCGAACTGGCCCTGGCGCAATGCGATGGCGTGCTCGAGGCTTACGTGGTCGGCGCCGAAAACGGCAACGATGGAACGGTCGTCGCCGCCGCGGTGGTGCCGCGCGGCGAATCGGCACTCGACGGCGAGTCCCTGCGGGCTCAGCTGCGCGACCGGCTATCGGCCTACAAGGTGCCCAAATTCATCTGGATCACCGCCAAGCAGGACCTCCCGTTCACCGCCACCGGGAAGGTCAAGAAATCAGAGTTGGCGCAGCAGCTCAGCGGGCTGCTGTTGCACCGTTAAGGGGTAACGGGTTGGCCGTCGTCCACGTTTGGACCTGTAGCCCACCGCATCCATCGGAGGAGCAAACATCATGGCAGAGAGGGTCTTACGCGTCGCAGTCATATCGACAGGAGGTGTCGGCAGCATCGCGCTACGCGCGATCCACCGTCGTGCCCACGTCGACCTCATCGGTGTCTGGGTGTACAGCCCGGAAAAAGCCGGCCGCGATGCCGGTGAGGTCGTCGGCATCGGAAACATCGGCTTGACAACCACCGCCGACCTCGACGACATCATCAAGCTCAGACCCGACTGCGTGGTGTACGCGGCGATGGCCGCCGACATGGATGCGGCCGCGGTCCCCGACTATGTCCGTTTCCTCAGAGCGGGCATCAACGTTGTCACGACCAACACACCGGGAATGATGTTCCCTGACAGATGGATTCCCGATCTAGCGGACCAGGTGCGTGCCGCGGCGCTCGCCGGCGGTGTCACGATCTACACCTCGGGTATCGAACCGGGATTCGCCGGCGATCAGTTCGCCGTACTGCTGTCGACCCTGTCGAACACCATCCGGTCGGTCCGCGCACAGGAGATCTTCGACTACTCGGCCTACCCCAACGAGTACTCGATGTTCGACGCGATGGGCTTCGGCCGTCCACTCGACTTCACGCCGCTGCTCGAGTTGGAGGGTGCACAGCGATTCGCATGGGGACCACCTATCGGTCTGGTTGCAAGAGCCCTCGGCCTCGAACTCGACGAGGTTACCGAACGTTATGAGCGGGTGATCACGCCGCGCGACTTGCACGTTGCATGCGGACTGATTCCGGCAGGCACCTGCGGTGCCGTGCGCGCCCAGACGACCGGGGTCGTCGACGGCCACCCCGTCATCACCATCGAACACATCAACCGCATGGCTCCCGATCTGGCGCCCGAGTGGGCGGCGGCACCGCACGGCACCTACCGCATCGTCATCGAGGGCGAACCCCATATCCACTGCGATCTTCGCTTCGGCACCGAACCGACCGCGCAGTCCGCGAACGACGATGCCATGGAAGCGACCGCGATGCGTGTGGTCAACGCCATCCCGTACGTCATCGATGCGGCACCCGGCATCGCGACGTCACTGGACTTACCAATCACCGCGCCCCGCCACGCCTTGGATCTCGCTTAAACGGTGGATATAGGGTTACGGGATTCGTTACCGCTGCGGATATCTCAGTTGACGTCGTGGTCGTTCAGACCTACCAGGATCGAGCTCAGGTCGGCCGGCCGGGAAAAGAAGGGCGAGTGCCCACCGTCCAACTCGACGACGCGTGCGCCAATCCTGTCGACTGCGTTGCGGCGGGCCCAGCACTCCCCGACCGCGCGGTCGTCACGCATCAGGATGTAGACCGATGGTGTGTCAGGCCAACGCTTAAGCGGGCAGCGCTCGATGAACACCGTGAACGACTGGTGCCGCAGGTCGTTGAAAGCCTGCCGCGCAATGGATTCCGGACAGTCGTGGTAGAAGCCTGCGTGCACCGACTCCCAGGTGAGCCCGAACGGTCCCGTTCCGTGCTCCTGCGGCTCCGGAAACGTGATCGCGTCGGGATTGTCGGCGAGGTGTTCGGCGAACGTCAGACCGGGCACCGGCAGCAGCCCGCCGACGAACACCATCTGGTGCACCGGGTACAGCGTGGCAAGCACAGGTGCGCACAACCCGGAGATCGAATGCGCGACAACGACAACGGTGTCGGCTGCCGGGCGCGCGCCGGATCCCTCGATCGCCTCGATCGCGACCCTCGCCCATTCGAGCGCTCCCGCTGAGTCGTCGTCGACCGGCAGTTCCGGAGCGACAACGCGATGACCATGTTCTGCGAGTTGAGTGCTGACCGCGTCCCAGCAAGAGCTGTGGTGCAGTCCACCGTGTAAGAGAACGAACAACGTCATGGCTTGGTGCGCGAGATTCGACTGACGATCTCAGGACCGGACAACGGTGTTTCGATGACGCCGGGCGGGGCCGTCACCACGCTTGGAATGGCGTTAACCGCAGCCATCGCCGTGGCTGTGATCCCCGGATTGATGCGGTCCGCGCTGGACGCATCCAAATACAGCTCCAGGCTCATGCTAGGGCTGCCTTCGACGCGGAACACCATGCCGCCCTGTCCTTCACGCGAGGGCTTCGGCCAACGATCAGGCCATGGGGTCGAGCTCACCGTCGCAAAATATTGAACTGCCACGACTTCCCGCCTGTCGACAACGCCGGACAGCCGCCAGCGGTGTCCACAAATGGTTCCAGACCGCACAACGCCGAGGGCCGTCGGCAAATCATCCGGCGCCAGCAATGTCTCCCAGTCCAGCTCCACCCCGTCCAGTTCAATCCCGAGTATGTCCGCGAGATAACGCACGACCGTCTCCCAATCGTGGTTTACCTTGCCCGACGCGATACGAGCCGGTATGTGGCCGTCCGGCTTACCGAATCCCATCGACTCGTGCAATACGTCCCAAATCGGATAAGACTTGTCCAGGTCGAGCGCGTATTCATCCATCCGGTAGGACTTCACTGCTCCCGCACCGGCGAGAAGTGCCGTCGGAATGTTCAAACTAATGAAGCCGGGTTCGCTACCGGTGGCATAGAAGGTCGAATTTCCCTGTTTCGCAGCTGAATCGATCGTAGTACGCCAACGTTCGGGTGCCGCAGCGGGGTACACCATCGGAATCGTCGAGATCGTGACGACGTTAATGCCCGACTCCAGCAGCGCGGCGATGTCAGCGATGGCGTCATCTTCGCGGCGGACTGCCGTCGCGCAGTAGGACACGCAATCAGGTTTCAGCGCAATGACGTTCGCCATCTCGCCGGTGGCGAGCACGCCGACATCGTCCAAGCCGCACAGCGTTCCCGCGTCAGTTCCGACCTTGCCTGGCGTCGAAACATGCACACCGACAAGATCTAACGTTGGATCGAGAATCGTCGCCCGCAACGCCTCTCTGCCGGTAAGACCCGTCCCCATATGGACGACGCGATATCGGCCAACCGATTTGGTGGTCATTCCACTCCTGACGAGGTTTCATCGTGCGCCTCACTTGTAAAACGGCCCCGGCTTACCGGCTTTCTCGAGATGGCCATAGGGGTCGTAGATCTTGCTGGTCGGAAAAGGGTTCTGTTCATAGGAGGGTTCGGACAATCCGGCAACGCGGAGGGCGGCCAACACTGCAAGCGGCACCGCGAAGGACACCAGAGCAACGGAGACCGATACGAGGAGCTGCCGGGTCAGACTGACGTTGTCGCCGCCACCACGCGCTGGGATGCGGCGGGCGATGCGGTTAATCAGCACGAGTTCGCCGCTGTCGTCGCGAACGCACAGGACGGCGACCATCGCAAAGATGAACGCGTCGTACACCGCCATGATCAGCGGGAAATGGACATGGCCGACATGCAATGTCGGCCCGACCGCTTCCGTGTAGTAGAAGATGCCAACCCTCATCCAGGTGAACTGAACGATCCCGTTCAGCGGGATGGCGATGACGAACGAGCCCAGGAGAACCGCCCAGAGCCGATGGCTCGCAAACCAATTGGATCGACGGATCAGCGGGTCGACTAGCCGGTCATGCAGTGCCAGCATCCCCAACCCGTTCAGAAGGTAGTAGGCCGCATAACCGCCGAGAAACGACAGCGCCGGCTCGAGGTTGGGCGAGATGTTGACGTACGGCCACGACAGCGGGAAGTGCAGCATCCGAGGGTCGAAAATCGCGAACGTGGCCCAGTTCGCCAACGGATCCAGCGCGCCGGTGACCAGCCCCGCGAACGCGATCACCACCGTCCAATGAACGTGGCGGTGTCGTACCGAGAGCCACACCAGCATTCCGATCAAACTTATCGCCATCGGAATGGAGCTAAGCCCGACCGCCAGGGGCCAGTTGTCGAAGCCGAGGAACGGCGGGTAGGGCGCCGGCCCGGGGTGGGGGTTGGTGGTCCGCGGGTCCCCCTGCGTGCCCGACTGCATGGTCGCGACGGTCGCGATCGCGAATATCAGGTATGCGCCGATGAACAGCGCCCACCCGACCCGTGTTCGGGAGGGCCCGCGGTCGCTGATCGGCTGCACGGCGTCCGAATCAGCGCCCGAGTCAACGGTATTCGTCATGCGAGGCGCACCGGCAGCGTTGCCCAGCCTCGTACGCTGGTGGTGTGCGCCCGTTGAGCACTGTCGTAGTCGACTTCCCAGTCAGGCCACCGCGACAGCACTTCCTCGAGCGCCACCCGAGCCTGCACGCGGGCGAGCGCCGCACCCAGGCAGAAATGGATTCCGTGCCCAAAGGACAGATGCGCGGGCTTGCGGTGGATGTCGAACCTGTCCGCGTCCGGGAACTGGCGCTCATCGCGATTCGCCGAGCCGTTGAGCAGCAGCATGATCGACCCTTCCGGAACCTTGTGCCCGTGGTGTAGTCGTAGTACGGAGCGGCATCCACGGCTTGCGTCACCCGGCGCCCTTCCTTCCCCACGGCGAGAAAAGATCCTCGAACCAGTCGAGAATAGGCGTTATCGCAAAACGTGAACAAGCTTTCTGCCACGTTGTCCCGACTTCAGCTCGCGCCCTCCGCCGGCTTCAAGCTGCTGCCGTTGATGACGGGCATGTTCGTCCAGGTGCCCTGATCGTCGCGGTACCACCCGGCGGCGGCCAACGCTCCCCCGTCGGCGTGGACCACGGTCCCGGAAACCCACGCAGCAAGCGGGCTGGCCAGGAACAACACACAGCCCGCGATGTCTTGCGGGGTTCCGAAGCGTCCCAGTGGAATCCAGCGCGGAATGTGGTGTCGCTGCGATGGGTGAATCATGCAGTCGAGCGGGACCTGAGCAGTGTCGGTGGTCTCGGGTGCAACCGCGTTGACGCGGATACCCTCAGGCCCCAACTCGAGCGCAAGGCTCATCGTAAAGCCAGTCACCGCAGCCTTGAATGCGCCGTACACCGCGAATTGAGGTATGCCCCGGAAGCCTTCGATCGACGAGACATTCGTGATGCTTGCGCCCCCGTCGCAGGCGCGCAGCAGCGGCAACATGGCACGGGTCATCGTGAAGATGTGCCTGAGGTTGACGCGATAGATGTCGTCGATCTGCTCGTCACTGAGACGCTCGAACGGTGTGGGACGCGTC
The sequence above is a segment of the Candidatus Mycobacterium wuenschmannii genome. Coding sequences within it:
- a CDS encoding class I adenylate-forming enzyme family protein, producing the protein MPFPAISPTIPALVRFCAARFGDKPFLIADGQRLSYFDLDRRSAALATALLAGGIGKGDHVGILMPNSIDWALAWFATTRIGAVAVPLNTFYKESELAWTARHADLRAILTWSQFRTHDFLARLEEALPGLADQHEPGRIAIRHAPFLRTVVTAGPSQRSWTTTLDPDPALSDSDTEFLVSVESCVTPADDVMIIYTSGSTGEPKGPVHTHGALIRHTYNLTFSYGVTHDDVMFTAMPFFWVGGLITGLHAVIHHGATLITQPAFEAAEALELIERHRATITLGWPQQGKTLAEHPGFADRDLSSVQRTSMPAMVSPERRPKGPNALGMTELCGNHIGVDPYVPQPPDRSETGGVSIEGLHHLLVDPDTGEPVPHGTSGEIWVRGYSLMQRLHKREREDVFTPDGYYRTGDCGIEDDDGWIRFTGRLGDLIKTSGGTNVTPSEVELALAQCDGVLEAYVVGAENGNDGTVVAAAVVPRGESALDGESLRAQLRDRLSAYKVPKFIWITAKQDLPFTATGKVKKSELAQQLSGLLLHR
- a CDS encoding NAD(P)H-dependent amine dehydrogenase family protein, with the protein product MAERVLRVAVISTGGVGSIALRAIHRRAHVDLIGVWVYSPEKAGRDAGEVVGIGNIGLTTTADLDDIIKLRPDCVVYAAMAADMDAAAVPDYVRFLRAGINVVTTNTPGMMFPDRWIPDLADQVRAAALAGGVTIYTSGIEPGFAGDQFAVLLSTLSNTIRSVRAQEIFDYSAYPNEYSMFDAMGFGRPLDFTPLLELEGAQRFAWGPPIGLVARALGLELDEVTERYERVITPRDLHVACGLIPAGTCGAVRAQTTGVVDGHPVITIEHINRMAPDLAPEWAAAPHGTYRIVIEGEPHIHCDLRFGTEPTAQSANDDAMEATAMRVVNAIPYVIDAAPGIATSLDLPITAPRHALDLA
- a CDS encoding alpha/beta hydrolase, which gives rise to MTLFVLLHGGLHHSSCWDAVSTQLAEHGHRVVAPELPVDDDSAGALEWARVAIEAIEGSGARPAADTVVVVAHSISGLCAPVLATLYPVHQMVFVGGLLPVPGLTFAEHLADNPDAITFPEPQEHGTGPFGLTWESVHAGFYHDCPESIARQAFNDLRHQSFTVFIERCPLKRWPDTPSVYILMRDDRAVGECWARRNAVDRIGARVVELDGGHSPFFSRPADLSSILVGLNDHDVN
- a CDS encoding dihydrodipicolinate reductase, whose product is MTTKSVGRYRVVHMGTGLTGREALRATILDPTLDLVGVHVSTPGKVGTDAGTLCGLDDVGVLATGEMANVIALKPDCVSYCATAVRREDDAIADIAALLESGINVVTISTIPMVYPAAAPERWRTTIDSAAKQGNSTFYATGSEPGFISLNIPTALLAGAGAVKSYRMDEYALDLDKSYPIWDVLHESMGFGKPDGHIPARIASGKVNHDWETVVRYLADILGIELDGVELDWETLLAPDDLPTALGVVRSGTICGHRWRLSGVVDRREVVAVQYFATVSSTPWPDRWPKPSREGQGGMVFRVEGSPSMSLELYLDASSADRINPGITATAMAAVNAIPSVVTAPPGVIETPLSGPEIVSRISRTKP
- a CDS encoding spirocyclase AveC family protein; the protein is MQSGTQGDPRTTNPHPGPAPYPPFLGFDNWPLAVGLSSIPMAISLIGMLVWLSVRHRHVHWTVVIAFAGLVTGALDPLANWATFAIFDPRMLHFPLSWPYVNISPNLEPALSFLGGYAAYYLLNGLGMLALHDRLVDPLIRRSNWFASHRLWAVLLGSFVIAIPLNGIVQFTWMRVGIFYYTEAVGPTLHVGHVHFPLIMAVYDAFIFAMVAVLCVRDDSGELVLINRIARRIPARGGGDNVSLTRQLLVSVSVALVSFAVPLAVLAALRVAGLSEPSYEQNPFPTSKIYDPYGHLEKAGKPGPFYK
- a CDS encoding SDR family NAD(P)-dependent oxidoreductase; its protein translation is MIDFNGKVVLVTGGGAGIGRATVAAFADLGASVVALEVDPARAEDLRGRHGEQVLVVTGDATAGADAAALAGTIGERFGRLDVLVNNVGHFMTRPTPFERLSDEQIDDIYRVNLRHIFTMTRAMLPLLRACDGGASITNVSSIEGFRGIPQFAVYGAFKAAVTGFTMSLALELGPEGIRVNAVAPETTDTAQVPLDCMIHPSQRHHIPRWIPLGRFGTPQDIAGCVLFLASPLAAWVSGTVVHADGGALAAAGWYRDDQGTWTNMPVINGSSLKPAEGAS